One region of Flavobacterium sp. KACC 22763 genomic DNA includes:
- a CDS encoding quinol:cytochrome C oxidoreductase, with amino-acid sequence MYTFSSKLKTFSIILMAVGLLGIGYGFLSAPKDIQEVEKILAADEHGSHGAAHEEKAEASHKEAGHHEAAEAAHGAHKGAAHAEVSGANEHEKHLEHVLHQLQNKPWSAVYVACIFFLLLSMGVLAFYAIQQVAQAGWSPVLFRVMQGITAYLPAGSVIFFIILVLCGLHFNHIFVWLGEGVTDPKNANYDAIIAGKSGYLNFPFWIVRAAIFLGGWNLYRYFSRKNCLAQDEANDDLYYKKNFKASAGFLVFFIVSESIMAWDWIMSFDPHWFSTLFAWYVFASFFVSGITTIALVTIYLKSKGYLEYVNTSHIHDLAKFMFGISVFWTYLWFSQFMLIWYANIPEEVTYFVTRIQLYNLPFFGAVVMNFVFPLLILINTDFKRLNWVVVMAGIVILLGHYVDFFNMIMPGTVGDKWFIGVPEIASILFFLGLFIFVVFTALTKSPLLAKRNPFIEESKHFHY; translated from the coding sequence ATGTATACATTTTCAAGTAAATTAAAAACTTTTTCTATCATCTTAATGGCCGTTGGTTTATTAGGAATTGGGTATGGTTTTTTAAGTGCACCAAAAGATATTCAAGAAGTTGAAAAAATACTAGCTGCAGATGAACATGGTTCACATGGTGCTGCACATGAAGAAAAAGCGGAGGCATCTCACAAAGAAGCAGGTCATCATGAAGCTGCTGAAGCTGCACATGGCGCTCACAAAGGAGCTGCACATGCTGAAGTTTCTGGTGCAAATGAGCACGAAAAACATTTAGAGCACGTATTGCACCAATTGCAAAATAAGCCTTGGTCTGCCGTATATGTAGCTTGTATTTTCTTTTTGCTGCTTTCAATGGGAGTTTTAGCTTTTTATGCTATCCAACAAGTTGCTCAAGCAGGTTGGTCTCCAGTTTTGTTTAGAGTTATGCAAGGTATCACAGCTTATTTACCTGCTGGTTCTGTTATCTTCTTTATCATCTTAGTTTTATGCGGATTACACTTCAATCATATCTTTGTTTGGTTAGGTGAAGGTGTAACAGATCCTAAAAACGCTAATTATGATGCAATTATTGCTGGAAAATCTGGCTATTTGAACTTTCCTTTCTGGATCGTAAGAGCAGCTATCTTTTTAGGAGGTTGGAATTTATACCGTTATTTTTCTAGAAAAAACTGTTTAGCTCAAGACGAGGCAAATGATGATCTTTACTACAAAAAGAACTTCAAAGCTTCTGCTGGATTCTTAGTATTCTTCATCGTTTCTGAGTCTATCATGGCTTGGGATTGGATTATGTCATTTGACCCACACTGGTTTAGTACATTGTTTGCTTGGTATGTATTTGCTTCTTTCTTCGTAAGTGGTATTACAACTATTGCATTAGTAACAATTTATTTAAAATCTAAAGGATATTTAGAGTATGTAAATACAAGTCATATCCATGATTTAGCTAAGTTCATGTTTGGTATTAGTGTATTCTGGACTTATTTATGGTTCTCACAATTTATGTTGATTTGGTACGCTAACATTCCAGAAGAGGTAACTTATTTTGTAACAAGAATTCAATTATATAACCTTCCTTTCTTTGGAGCGGTTGTTATGAACTTTGTTTTCCCATTATTAATATTAATCAATACTGACTTTAAACGTCTTAACTGGGTTGTTGTTATGGCTGGTATTGTAATATTATTAGGTCATTATGTTGATTTCTTTAATATGATTATGCCTGGTACTGTAGGAGACAAATGGTTTATTGGAGTTCCTGAAATTGCATCGATTCTTTTCTTCTTAGGTCTATTTATATTTGTTGTATTTACTGCATTAACTAAATCTCCTTTGCTTGCAAAAAGAAATCCTTTCATCGAAGAAAGTAAACATTTTCATTATTAA